AACATATCATAATCAAAACAACATATAAGTTTTCGATCAAAGCCACCGAGTTCGAAAAATTTATTTCTCTTCCAAAAACAAGCTGGTTGACTAAATTGCATACCATCTATCAATAAAGATTCCAAGGTTTGAGAAAAACCATAATACTTTTTCAGATAAATCAACTCAAGCGTCACATGATATGAACTGCCGATTAGTAAATTTTTATAAGGTACACTATTAAAAATCTTAGCAACATGCGAAAAGGCACTAGGTAGATAGCAATCGTCTGAATTTATCCATGCTATGATTTCACCGGTTGCTTTCTCAAAACCACGATAGATAGCATCTGCTTGGCCATTATCTTTTTCGCTAACCCAATATGTTAACCAAGGTTCATATTTTTTTATAATTTCAACTGAATTATCAGCACTACCTCCATCTATGATTATATATTCCAGATTAGGATAATTCTGGAGCAACACTGAACGAATCGTTTCTTCAAGAAATTGACCTTGATTGTAAGATGGCGTAACAATACTGATCTTCGGCCA
The sequence above is a segment of the Deltaproteobacteria bacterium HGW-Deltaproteobacteria-2 genome. Coding sequences within it:
- a CDS encoding glycosyltransferase; this encodes MIAKLPSPPPNKTGWPWTKESKPLPSKMKDGNSWPKISIVTPSYNQGQFLEETIRSVLLQNYPNLEYIIIDGGSADNSVEIIKKYEPWLTYWVSEKDNGQADAIYRGFEKATGEIIAWINSDDCYLPSAFSHVAKIFNSVPYKNLLIGSSYHVTLELIYLKKYYGFSQTLESLLIDGMQFSQPACFWKRNKFFELGGFDRKLICCFDYDMFLRFCAVGEFTHTLHPLAIYRHHSSSKTAQLSKISNDEANEIRKKYGAAINQCQFSQKSMKFPFQRTRKALWSRLTDLIFDPKWIFHHWI